In the genome of Arctopsyche grandis isolate Sample6627 chromosome 13, ASM5162203v2, whole genome shotgun sequence, the window tataacacacagattacctaaacacaatctgctttaggtcatcgactttagagattctttaattaatgttatgtattagatgtattatgaacatttataaggattgtaaataggtttttgagctctttttcctattatgctttagattaacattagaataatataatactgtgattactaaccaaattaaattaaaattgtaaaatagaaaatgatcagtagatcagtagctattaaaatagatatataaaatgtattgtgaacataatttcgtaataataaaaagcatttcaaaatcaaaaaaaaaaaaaaccaataaatgctgtgaaactcGGATTActcggatcctccacccacccctacgcaacaatatcacaaataaaaatatcgccCAATTACGATCCTCGATAATAAACAGACAAATAATATATGGACAGTGGGTGAGAAGTCGCTCCAATAAGCGAGTCGGAATGTTTGCACATAAAAGCAAGCCGTCGAAAtgcaacatatgtaaataccgcAAGACTGACTAATCGCACATGACTCATTCTAGTTTCTAATGCGagacagaaaaaaaaattagtattaGTGATTGTCTCACATCTGCGGTGGCGACCTGCGGCTGAAGATATCTCCGTTGCCCATGGGGTTGGGTCCTCGGGGCGCTCCTCGGTCGAACGACGGCATGGACATGGGGGGGCGCATTCCTCCTCCGCCGCCGCCTCGCCGCTCCATCATCATGCTGGGCCGGTCCTCGAACATGCCCCCGCCCTGGGCGCCCCCTCCGCGCCTGTCCTCCCCGAACATGCCGCAGCCCCGCCTGTCGTCCCCTCCGTAGCCACCCCGCCGCTCGTCCCCGTACCCTCCCATGCCGCCCCCGCTACCGTAGCCGCCCATGCCGCGCCCCTCCATGAGGGCGAAGCCCCGGCGGTCCTCGCCGGAGAAGCCCGGCCCTTGCGGACCCGGACCGCCTAGTCGCTCGTCGTAGGGAGCGCGGCGGTCACCGGGGCGCTCGTAGGGGCCTCCGTTGCGCGGGGGGCCCATCCCACCGAGGGGCGGGCGCCCTCCCATGTCCATGGGCGGCCTGTCGCGCATGTATGGCGCGTCCCTCACTGGGGGTGGTCCGCGCATGGGGCCCCCAGCGCCGGGCGGAGGGCCACGCCGGGGTCCGGCCGGGCCACGCGCGCCCCCCCTGGCCCCACCGCCTCCCCCCCCACCGCCACCTCCACCCCCGCCGCCGCCGCGCCCGCGCTCCTTGATGCGTCCGCGCTCCACGGTGATGACGCCCCCGTTGAAGGAGGTGTTGTTGAGCGCGCGAATGGCGCTGGAGGCCATGTCCTCGGTCTGCATGTGCACGAAGCCGCAGCGGTTCATCACGTCGCACTCCGTCACCACGCCGTACCGCTCGAACAGTCGGCGCAACTCCTCGGGCTTGGAGCCCAACGGCAGGCTGCCGATGAACACCTTGGTCTGCTGAAATTAATAGAAAGAAACGTGTTACCGTTGTGGCACGAGGAGTGGAGTTGGCGAGTGAAAGATCTGATCGGTACCATGTTGTCTTCGATTCTGCCGCTGCTGCTATCAGTGCCAACGGACCTTGACTATGACGCGACGCGCTCTCGAAGAACGACGCAAATGGCGGATGGTAAGCGTCGGGCGTGCCGCACCTGTTTGCCGGTTGGCCGTGAGCGATTCGGATTCGACCATattcacgttttttttttcttcaattgtgTTATTCAAATCGTTTTATATACGATTGAAATTCTGAATTGGGTATTTCCGAAGTGACCGCCCGTTCCTTCTTTTAACCCCAATCTGAATTTACACTtgctttttaaaatttcaataactcagttatagagaaaaaaattggctaatatCCTTTTACTACTACTTCCTTTATTGATTGAttcacgtatttatttattatctaatatataatttcgaagtagacttttgtaaatttgtaattttgatgtgttcgttcgtaaatccgtgacgtcaacgaaaaatttaattttctatgacgGATTTCAATTCTGATTCCCGATTTTGATTCCAATATTAATTCTGATTtcgattcctatttcaattcTGATTCCCAATTActatttcgattccgattcccgattcctatttcatcTCCGAATACCAATTCAGATTTCATTTTCGATTacgatttcagttccaattcccggtTTCGATTCCAATTTCAATTCTGATTACCAATTActatttcgattccgattcccgattcctatttcagttccgaacACCAATTCAGATTTCAttttcgattccgatttcagttccgattcccggttTCGATTCCAATTTTAATTCCGATTtcgattcctatttcaattcTGATTCCCAGTTACTATTTCGGTTCCTAACACCAATTcagatttcatttttgattccGATTCCCGGTTTCGATTCCAATTTTATATTCCGATTtcgattcctatttcaattcTGATTCCCAGTTActatttcgattccgattcccgattcctatttcagttccgaatacCAATTCAGATTTCAttttcgattccgattcccGGTTTCAATTCCAATTTTGATTCCGATTTCAATTCCTATTTTAATTCTGATTCCCAGTTactatttcaattccgattcccgattcctatttcagttccgaataccaagtcagattttattttcaattccgatttAAGTTCCGATTTTCGATTCCTACTTCAGTTTCAATTCCCGGTTTCGATTTTAGTTTGAATTTTAATTCGGATTTCAATACTGATTCGAgatttcgagtgccagataatgtgcgaaataatccgtttacctttATCAAAAAACCGATAAGTatggaataaaatttatttatgcaaTTTTACAACAAAAGACGCTGGTTGATTATTACGACTCTGACGTCCAGAGAAATGTCATTTCTCCGCTAACGTCAGAcgttattttaattgatataaatacataatttttattttttagcaaaAGAATacccatatatatattttatttaatcaatagaAATCATATTATGACTTTTGTAATCAATTATCCTGGATGTAAAACCattacaaacaataaaacatttaaatagcAGGTCCAATATACGCAAGGGTCCAACGAACCCACCATATCCATTTGTGTTCAAAAATTGTAGTACATGTACTAGGGTAAATGTCGTTTGATTTTTCATGAGATGTAGTGGACACAATTGTGGACTATAAAGGCAAttagaatattaattaatcTTACTCATACccctaattttttttcaactaacTAAATTATCCCGAATATACATAACACAACCGCTAATTTATTACGTTTGGAGTaaaattcaaaggaaaaatATTCCATCATCAATCAATATTCCATCTTCCGAACTAGATTTCTCTTTTGAACCTTTTCAATACTTAGTCACTAATTTTCTTTCAGGTGGTCACAATGCATTTCCTAATTGGTAATTTTATTTGGATTCTTCTTGATTACCAATTACTTTTTGTCTTTGAATGGTTTATTGACATATGGTGGGATGAGACATACTATTTGATATTGCTGTTTTGCATTAGACCCCCAGTATTA includes:
- the LOC143921012 gene encoding uncharacterized protein LOC143921012, with amino-acid sequence MQTKVFIGSLPLGSKPEELRRLFERYGVVTECDVMNRCGFVHMQTEDMASSAIRALNNTSFNGGVITVERGRIKERGRGGGGGGGGGGGGGGGARGGARGPAGPRRGPPPGAGGPMRGPPPVRDAPYMRDRPPMDMGGRPPLGGMGPPRNGGPYERPGDRRAPYDERLGGPGPQGPGFSGEDRRGFALMEGRGMGGYGSGGGMGGYGDERRGGYGGDDRRGCGMFGEDRRGGGAQGGGMFEDRPSMMMERRGGGGGGMRPPMSMPSFDRGAPRGPNPMGNGDIFSRRSPPQMRNGGGGYGEREPYNQQFPPLGRVGGSGPRGGRDMGMGPRRY